A region of the Arachis hypogaea cultivar Tifrunner chromosome 15, arahy.Tifrunner.gnm2.J5K5, whole genome shotgun sequence genome:
aaaatattttaattttttaaatacacaCAATAAAAAAGTATTGTCAAAGTACGTACAGTCAATTTAtggaaaatatttataaaatagattTTGCCTACCAATTTATACGTAGTGTCTGTAAAATGTATCCAAACGTGTTAGAGCCATTTTTTAATATATCATCTACGAAATGGGAGAGTCTCATTTCTATTTTGTTGTTTGCGAAATAGAGGATGCCATTTCTGTTTCATCACCTGCAAAATAGGTGAAGCAATAGAGCATAGTAAGCAGAGAGCAAGAGTACGAAAAAggagtagaataaaaaataaataaaaaaaaaatagaataaatgagattattaattttttttttatgacaaacatgcatcacatgaatcttaatttgaagaaaaataagatacatcttaaagaagaaatgaagaataaGCAGCactagaggaggaagaagaaactaGGGTAACACATAATATAATGAGTTGTTATATGTTAAATTAAATTGGGCCTAATCCAATATTTTTTAACactataataagaataataataaatatttaataaaatttaatttttaatttataattaaaagttttaattttgatttattatttaaatataataatttaaaatattttttattagtgttttttaattttgtaaattttaacTCTTTAAATAATAGCACAATTAAATAAAGTATTTAGTTAGTTGcgtaaaaattattcaaaatttaaaattgttatattttaattatggttaatttaaatatttagttaGAATTGAAAATGTTAAATTTATAGTGAAATTTATATTGTAAAAacttaaatactaaaaaaaaagtaaagatgcAATCatataacaatttaaaatttacaaacaaaatattttatttaatctgtatttattaattaaagaatttgatttaagaaattagaaaatactaataataaaaatatattaataaatttataaattagtaTTTGAATAATAAGTAAGAttgaacttttaaattataaaaattaaatttcattaaatatttattattattatttttattatagtgttaaaataaaatattggatcAGACCCAATCTAATTTAACATATGACAACTCATTATATTATGTGTTGtcctagtttctttttctttctccttctgcCTCCTTTAGCGTCgtctattctttattttttaatttcttcaagatgtatcttcttcttcaaattaATATTCATGTTATACATGtttgtcataaaaaaattaatttcatttattttattcttttttttattttattttttaattctaccTCTTTCTCATACTCTTGCTCTCTGTTTATTATACTCTCTTGCTTCATTCATTTTACAGGTGATAAAATAGAAATAGTATCTTTTATTTCGCagataataaaatagaaataggACCCTCTTATTTCGTGAATGACGTATCAGAAATGGTTCTCTCACGCCTGAATTCATTTCGCGAATGCTATGTACAAAATAATAGTAAAATCTATTTCACAAATGCTTCACTTAAATTGACTATGTATATTTTGACAATATTTTTCTATTGTGGgtatttaagaaattaaaatatttttaatatttatataaataaaaaaacccaATTTAAGTAGCTGTTTCCTAATACTGCTGTATAATCTTTGGTACACACAATATCTTACTTTTACAGCACTCATcataataaaatctaacttttGCAGCACACTCCAAAAGAATGAAACTGAAAGTACCACTTTGAAAACTGTTTTGCCTAAGTATAATAAGATGAAGACTTATTTGTTCATTCTTTCACTTAcattctatttattattatatatatgtgttcTAAAATTTCTTTAGattgaatttttgtatttttatttggaTTCATTATGAAGAGTTTTTCTTCTACAatttgttctttcaatttctgaGCCTCaacttaagattttttttattaaagattaaGACACattaattttactatttattaataataaaagacaaaTTAATATAACATCTTACATATAATATGTAGACATAACATAATTCAAATAAAGTTAGtgttctttaaaaatatttttatataaaaaatatttaagatataaatacatattatattaaataaattacttaaaaaaatattagagtgcAATTATTTTTTATCGTcatttttagttataaatttaatttttttaatttaataatataataatatattttaactattaataattaattaataattaaaaataataaattctaatgatGTTTTAACATTTGTTTAGTAGTTAAATATCTCGAATCTTATAAGATTGGAAGAACAGAAGAAATTCAAATATACCGAAAACACTGGTGTtctagttgttttaaccgttgatctgaattataaaaagtatatataatatatattaattaaaatcaacggttaaaacaactggaacacCGGTATTTTTcggtacacttaaaatttttccgataagattttaaaatattattttggcaTAACGAGATTAAGTAGTAACAGAGACACATATCTAAGGAAGTAGCATCCCAATACTTGGAGCTATGGTTTTGGAGCATGAAACCAAAGTGCAAGTAACAGACAAACAACATAAGAACCCTCACTATGTTCCAACCAAATCCAACGGTCAACATTCAATCACAGTTCAGAACTTGCATGCACACCATGAACACCACTTTTCACTCACTTCCTTTATTatcatatctctctctctctccacaccCTTTGGTTCCTGACCTGTCcattttcttctgcaacttttgTCACTTCCTCCATTACCACCCTCTCTCCTTTGCCTTGTGGAGAAAACAGACACTACCCATTCAAGTGTTTCAGAAACAAGTAAAGTAAAAAACAGCCTTTGGTTTAAACACAACAAGAATTTGAGTTTAAAGAGAGACCAAAAAGAAAAGGACTTCAATACTCAACCTCATTTTCATCCTTGAACTGAAAATGGGGTGTTCAGTTCCTTCATtacttcttcatctcttctctctcATAATGTTTTTGGTTTTCAACCCACCATGTGTTTGTGGAAATGTCGAAGACGATGAGCTTAAATCACTGTTGGACTTGAAGGCTGCTTTGGATCCGGACAACACCTATCTCTCATCATGGACCATGAATGGCAACCCTTGTGGTGGTGGTTCCTTTGAAGGTGTTGCTTGCAATGATCAAGGTCAAGTTGCAAATATTTCTCTGCAAGGGAAAGGTCTCTCTGGGAAGCTTTCATCTTCCATTGCTGGACTTAAGCACCTTACAGGACTCTACTTGCATTATAACTCATTATCTGGCGACATACCTAAGGAGATTGCAAACTTGACTCAGCTCAGTGATTTGTATCTGAATGTCAATCATCTTTCTGGGGAAATCCCTTCTGAGATCGGCAAGATGGAGAACCTCCAAGGTTACatgttatgttttatttttttccctcttGAAAACGTTGGAACTTTTTGGGTTTTACTTCAAATGGTTACTTGTTGAAAGCttctatctttttatctttttgtgCATTTGAATGATGTTTAGTTTCTGGGTTTCACTGAAAGATTTGAGCTTTGTTGTGTTTAGTTCCTGTACCATTAGCTATCATGTCCTGTTATGGACCTTCTGGTACTTTTCCCTCAAATGGTGGTTCTCTTGCACTGCAGCGTTTCAAAGTAGTTGATTCATGAGAAGGGAAGTGAATTTGTACTTTTGTAGCtcaacactttttattttttctttctctttcgagAAATCGTCTTTGTAGAAGACATTTTAAACAGCTATAAATACAATTTCCAACCACCTGAACTCCTCTGTTTTAATTGCAAGACATAGGTATGAACTAGGATATGAAGGGGGCAACAACACTATTAATCTCATGTATCTGTTTCTGAACTCTATTTAATTCTTTTCCTCAAACGTTTTACCTTTTTCCTTGTGTAAATGGAgattcttttcaattaaaactCCTGGGACTGATATCCAGGATGTAGTTCTGAGGGATAGCTTAGCTCTTTAGCGTGTTTCATTGTTTTCTCAGACacccaaaaattttttttcctgcATTTTGCTAATGTacacaaaaaattaaacatattgtGATATTGATATGGGAAACAATCCCCTTCAACTCTGTTGTTGAGTCTTACAAGTTTTTTCTTGCAATAAAAAAGTTGATGTTTCCTGCTGTTTTCTTTAGATGTGAATAGCTCTCTGTTGGTGATTCAAACTTGGGAGTGTGCTTATCTTGCATATGTTTTTTCTGCTTTGTAGTTTTGCAGCTTTGTTACAATCAGTTGACAGGAAGCATACCTACACAGCTTGGTGATTTGAAAAAGCTTAGTGTTCTTGCTTTGCAATCGAACCAGTTAACGGGTGCAATCCCTGCTAGTCTAGGTGATTTGGGAATGTTGATGAGACTAGATTTGAGCTCTAATCAGCTCTTTGGTTCCATTCCCTCTAGACTAGCTGATGTTACTTCACTGCAAGTTCTGGATGTTCACAACAATACGCTCTCTGGGAATGTACCTCCTGGTAACAATGATTTGCTGATGGTTATCTTAATTTGTTGGTGCTGTTAATTTCCTtgttaaattgtttttatttatccGAAATTATGAATCTAAATCTAAAGTAtgcttattttctttctttgctttaatGAAGCTCTTAAGAGACTGGAATATGGATTTGTGTATGAATCAAATGCGGGGTTATGTGGAGTTGGGTTTTCATCCTTGAGAGCTTGCAATGATTCGGATCATGTCAACCCCAATAGACCTGAACCCTATGGGGCAGGAGTTAATGGTCTATCTAGAGATATCCCAGAAACTGCAAATGTAAAGTTGCCTTGCAATGGAACTCGGTGCCAAAGTTCATCGAAATCCAAGCACACATCTGTTACGGTTGGCATAGTTCTGGTTATGATTGCAgtatcagcaattggacttctgACCTTTACATTGTACCGTCGAAGGAAGCAAAAGCTTGGAAATGCTTTTGATATCTCCGAGAGCCGCCTAAGTACCGATCAAAccaagggtatatataggaaaaATGGTTCTCCTCTAGTGAGCCTTGAGTATGCCAATGGATGGGACCCTTTAGCCGATAGCAGGAATTTCAATGGAGATAGCCAAGATATGTTCCAGAGTTTCAGGTTCAACTTGGAAGAAGTAGAGTCGGCGACTCAGTATTTCTCAGATATGAATTTGTTAGGTAAGAGCAACTTCAGTGCAACATATAAAGGAGTTTTGAGAGATGGGTCTGTTGTTGCTGTTAAGAGCATCAGTAAAACTAGCTGCAAATCAGATGAAGCTGAATTTTTGAAGGGCCTGAACACTTTGACCTCACTGAGGAATGAGAATTTAGTGAGGTTGAGAGGATTTTGCTGTTCAAGGGGACGAGGTGAATGCTTCCTTGTCTATGATTTTGTGCCTAATGGAAATCTGACGCGTTACCTAGATGTGAAGGAGGGTAACGGAGAAATCCTGGAATGGTCAACTAGAGTTTCTATTGTGAAAGGCATTGCCAAAGGTTAGTCTTCTATTCTTTGCCCTTACATTCAAGTAGTTCAGCATTCCAATATGGTAACCAACTAACCATCCTAAAGTTGTAATCTGTCCGTATTCTTTTATTTGTCGTTGCGAAAATTTGGCACATCCTTGGATCGAGGTGTCTGGATACAGATTGTATTCCGATACACTGATTTGGATCTTGATAAAAAGGATGGAATGAATTTTCGAAGTGACATATAAAAGGAGTGAAGGTTTAAAGTTTAACTTGTGCTTTAGTTGATTTGCATCTACGtgaatttttttcattttgatgaagtgttttattttatttattgaatttaagtAAACATGAACCATATGATACACTATTAATCTTTACAAGTTTCTTGTTTATACTGAACCTTGTTTCTTTTTTCAGGTATAGCATATCTACATGCATACAAGGCAAACAAACCGGCTcttgttcaccaaaacatctctGCGGAGAAAGTACTCGTCGATCAGCGATACAACCCGCTGCTTTCAGATTCCGGCCTGTACAAGCTTCTCACTAATGATATTGTTTTCTCTGCATTAAAGGCCAGTGCTGCCAAGGGTTATTTGGCTCCTGAGTACACAACTACAGGCAAATTCACAGAGAAAAGCGATGTGTATGCTTTCGGGGTGCTTCTTTTCCAGATCCTCACAGGGAAGCAGAAGATAACTTGCTCGTTACGCCTTGCCGTGGAATCCTTCAAGTTCGAAGAATTCATCGACCCGAATCTGCATGGCAGATTCTTTGAATACGAGGCTGCTAAACTCGCAAAGATGGCTTTGCTTTGCTCCCACGAGTCTCCCTTCGAGAGGCCAACAATGGAAGCCATTGTTCAAGAACTCAGCAACTGTAGTAGCTGTCTCTGATCACAGTAACCAAGCCATTttatcataccatcaagacatAGCTACTCATGGTAGTGACATTGATTCTGTGTCCTTAACTAAGGACTACCTTGTTCTGTGAATGTCTAGGACAGTAGATTGTAGTTTGTAGCCTGTTATTAAGAATTTCTTGAATTTTATTTCTCTAATCATATGCTATTTTGTCCaattgtttttgctttgtttattttgtgtGTTTATGTTTATGGTGAAATGATGAATGGCTCCATTTTGAAATGTCCTTTTTACAGAGACAAGcatataaacaaaaagaaaaatcagatatatCTCCATCATGGTGGTAGTGTGCACATAACATCATGATGATTCAGGAATCACATTCCCTTTTCAAATTTCCAATAGGAATAAATGCTAATTGAATGAACCTATCTGCACGTTTTTTGGTAGTTCCCTCCTTTTAAGTTGTGGCTGAATCAGGTTATTTGAGCCTTTTCTTTTGCTTTCTACTTCTGTGGCATGGCAATAAGAACAATATAATAAAACTAGAAAAATATGCTGATAGTAACAAATGACTGTTAATAtatacatgtattttttttttgttatgattttagATCAATGTATCTGAATATACAGTTAAAGAAATATACCAAAAAATTCACACAATGACAACACAAAAAAATGCATTGAAGGAGTATAGTAGTGTAACTTTAAATGATAATGTGTACGCAAGGTCTTGGTCTGGTGGTCATCTTTTATGCTTTATTATGTCACATAAGTCATACTTAGTGCTTGTTTGGGTGCCATTAttttgctaaaaaaaaaaaaatcttttttgagaagctgtaatttatattttttttaaaagatctttttttcttagaaaaaagatgtttttcatataataaataaataaataagtacttttatattgttatacctaaacataattgatagataaaaagatctttttacatgagatatccaaacataaaattacttttacttctccataagatctttaaaaaaaaaataactcgaaaaaagatcttttcttagaagctcacccaaacaaacccTTACACTTTTTTTGTGCGACTTTTTTTCGGACCTTACTGTCCACCAGATTGCCCTACCATTTTTATGTCACATGGGTATCtacaaaaaattcaatttttgaaTTGTTTAAATccactctttcttttcttttcttgtttggttTTATGTCAAGAACTATTATGGACCATATTATATAAGGTATAATATATGGACGTTGTGAATTGTGATGACAATGTGGGTCTCGATTGATGCTATGATTAAATGTTTAGATAATAAGATTTTAACAAGCATGCTTGGTGTGTTTgttaatatctttttcatatttgaAAATGATTCAAAGGCGTAAGATGTATGTGACATACAGGATTTAAGAATTTTACTTAGGGTTTAGTGTGGTCCTCACATGTTGAGCAAAAGTAGTTGGACATACAAAGACAATAATGACCTTTTTgggtgagatttttttttttttggtgaggtTGAAAGATGCTGTACAGTTAGAAACCATTTGGGTCCATTCACCAAATTGTTAGTTAACAACTTAACAGTGATCCCACTCCCCACTTTCCAGTTCCCAGCCCAGTTATATTCTGGcccaaaccaaaaagaaaaacaatgaaattctaaattcaaataaaaaaaacagaaatgtttagtagaaaaaaaaaaaaaactaaccaaaaacagttaatatttattttatttagcattcattaattattgttggaattaataaatattaaacatGCATAAGTAATGACCAATAAGGACAACAATGATACATTATTGTGGAATTCAATTGTTGCCCTTGCAATAAGGACACTGAAGCAGTAGTGATTATTCCATAAGCATGCAAGCACCAATTAGCTGTTGTTGACTGCTAATTAATAAAATGTTTTCTGATCaatgttaaataaataaataaataataatattaatattaataattgttTACAATCTTGGATGATACTGTATATTATACTATACACCTATATCCATGTATCCAGCATTACCATAAGGTTTTTGCTGTAATGTGGAGAGACAGAATCACAAGCCTCATGTTAGAGCAGCAGGTAGAagcttcatcatcatcataacttggtttttaaattaattacacttttaatttcattattattaCAATTTAGCAAGAAAAAAAAGCTATTAAAGACATTGGTTAAGAGAATGAAAAATGAAAAGTTTGATTTTTCCCAAGAATTTAttgaataaaaattcaatttctttttatttgacttaCATTTTCTATgtaaattttctaattattatatagtatatttAAATAGTACTCTTAGGACATATGctaacaaaattattattattattattattattattattattattattattattattattattattattattatgtacagCCTGGTGTCTGTACTTTGAGGTTAGGGACTTAATTAGGCTCTGTTTGGCTTTAATTAATAATCAAGTGGGACTCATCAATGGATCAATAATGAGTATCAAATTAAATCTATCATTAGGCCAGGGGAGAATTAAAGTAATAAGAGGTGGGAAAGATGTTCAATCATGATATCAACTCATCAAAAGGCTTACCATAAGTTAATTATTCAAAGTTTGGTTTTGGTGGATAATTAAGAAACTTAGGCTAAAAAGCCAACTTAATTAGAAATAATGaatagataaattttaattatatatatgacATACTATAAATCAATATAATTACATTTCGGAAACTATTAGGAAGAATGTCAATATCTCTCGTGTACAATTAAATTTCAAGTGTGATTTATAAAgttgatataaattaaattttaattagccAATAATATACATTTTAAGAAAATCATAAActtattgttttaaaattttgaacaaagatATACATCAATGATAAGATATTAATTCGTttcataatatattaattaatacgagtttaattttaatgtatttataggataaaaaattttatacacgatcattcaattaaattcaaatatttaattaattttttaaaattaattatttttagtaatataactaaaaggaATCATCCAAAAATTTCAAAACCAATTcatctaataatatatatttatatatacatttaGAATAGTACTAGCTATCTACTATGAGCTTCTTCTTAAGAGAAGCAAAACTTAATTAACACccccttaattttttttttttctgaatcctaaatatttatatatatgttttaattttaatttaagctTGAATAACTTTTCCTTGTGGAAACCTAACCCTGAAAACATGTTCTTCTCCAGTGCATTTATCAACCTTAACAATCCAACGActcttgatcttgttgattccaTGTTTTGGAGTATGAACTGTGCTTGATCCAAACCTAGTTACCAATAACCCTTCTCCAATTGGAAGTAACTGAGTTCTTGAACcacatgatgatgatgaggaccaCCTAGACCCTTTGCACACAAATGCATTGTAACCAACCACCAATGTCCCATTTTGCTTCCTTCCACCAACTTGAACTGCCTTCAGAATCTCTTCATGGTTCTTGAGCTTGCAATCGATGAGGACGAAGTCGGCGGCGGCGTACTGGTTAAGGAGAAGGATCTCAGCCTCTCCAACCATGAATTCGACTTCATTTGATGCTGTTCTTCCAACAACATACTTTGTCCCATTTAAGTCTTCATGATTTGGAACAATGCAAATCACGTGTCCTCCGGTTTGATTTGCCGCCTCTACTAGGGCTAGTAAGGTGGTCGAGTCGGCCGCCCCGGCGCAAGCCACCACCATTAGCTGCGCGTTGTTCCCGGCCGCCAAGGCCGATATAAACTCCGCCACGGCCGGTTCTTTCGCTTTTTGTCCCTGAAAAATAAAAAGTCTTATTAAAAACAAAGCTTGAATTCTGCTACGataatattatttgtacattaaaattaaaacaaacatatTTAATAATCGAATTGGGATTATtaaatatgtttgcttttatatGTACAAATGatgttatattttaaaaaacaataaaaaaatactaaccaTTTTCAAAGTGTTGAGATAGGCCTTAGTGGCATTTTCTGCAGACCAACAAGGCATGGTTTTAGTTTGAGTATTTGTATTTTTGGATGGAAGAGAATAAAATTGTTCACTTGAATGCTTTGAGATGATGGAAATGTTTGAGTGAATTGGTTTTTGGTTATTAGGTGTATATATAGGATCACATTACAAGGGACCTAGCTGGACCAGTGTGGGTCATGTGCTCTTCCAACTAGCTTAGGacatagaaaattaattaaatattgtaTTGTATATAATGCTACTGTCTTGTTGGATATCATGTGTCTATCAagacatgttttaatttttttttataggtatataaataaatatattttcatataacacataaatacaaaattttttttttttactaaaaatagagAGATTCGAATCCATAACCTCTTAAGTGAGTATGAAAAAATTATACAATTTGAACTATAATTTATTAGTTCTAAAATGTAGCTTAAGTATATATTAAgctcaaatttttataaaatcataaatttaattttaatatactaccaatcaattattatataatcttacatcaataaaaataattatttttatataaattatataaataatcatctaaaaaaataaatataattaaataatttaataaaatattttatattattaatatatcaaaattaaattataaaattatttaaaaattattatgtaaACTCAACTTAACcgaatcattatatatatatatatatatatatatatatatatatatatatatagaaaattaaacttaaaaaaaaataatggttACATAAGTATATTCCTAATATATACGTGTGTATAACAAAAGTTACTTCTTTTAGACTGTATTTGTTTATTGTCTTTTAAATATATAGACATAGAcacaaatacacaaaaaaaaaaatatatatatatatatacacaaattttttattgtatttgatGATACTGAACAAGACACATTCGtataaagtaaatattaattttattcctaTATTATCACTAATAGAATAAGGATAAGAATAAATTActaagaataaaagatatatatttgtGTTTTATTCAATATGTCTCAATGTctcatcatttttattttatgtatgttTGTGTGTCAtcgtatttttcaaaatttcatatcttaacaaacaaacaataaatatatacCACCGTATCTATAT
Encoded here:
- the LOC112747278 gene encoding uncharacterized protein, whose product is MPCWSAENATKAYLNTLKMGQKAKEPAVAEFISALAAGNNAQLMVVACAGAADSTTLLALVEAANQTGGHVICIVPNHEDLNGTKYVVGRTASNEVEFMVGEAEILLLNQYAAADFVLIDCKLKNHEEILKAVQVGGRKQNGTLVVGYNAFVCKGSRWSSSSSCGSRTQLLPIGEGLLVTRFGSSTVHTPKHGINKIKSRWIVKVDKCTGEEHVFRVRFPQGKVIQA
- the LOC112751655 gene encoding probable serine/threonine-protein kinase At1g01540; amino-acid sequence: MGCSVPSLLLHLFSLIMFLVFNPPCVCGNVEDDELKSLLDLKAALDPDNTYLSSWTMNGNPCGGGSFEGVACNDQGQVANISLQGKGLSGKLSSSIAGLKHLTGLYLHYNSLSGDIPKEIANLTQLSDLYLNVNHLSGEIPSEIGKMENLQVLQLCYNQLTGSIPTQLGDLKKLSVLALQSNQLTGAIPASLGDLGMLMRLDLSSNQLFGSIPSRLADVTSLQVLDVHNNTLSGNVPPALKRLEYGFVYESNAGLCGVGFSSLRACNDSDHVNPNRPEPYGAGVNGLSRDIPETANVKLPCNGTRCQSSSKSKHTSVTVGIVLVMIAVSAIGLLTFTLYRRRKQKLGNAFDISESRLSTDQTKGIYRKNGSPLVSLEYANGWDPLADSRNFNGDSQDMFQSFRFNLEEVESATQYFSDMNLLGKSNFSATYKGVLRDGSVVAVKSISKTSCKSDEAEFLKGLNTLTSLRNENLVRLRGFCCSRGRGECFLVYDFVPNGNLTRYLDVKEGNGEILEWSTRVSIVKGIAKGIAYLHAYKANKPALVHQNISAEKVLVDQRYNPLLSDSGLYKLLTNDIVFSALKASAAKGYLAPEYTTTGKFTEKSDVYAFGVLLFQILTGKQKITCSLRLAVESFKFEEFIDPNLHGRFFEYEAAKLAKMALLCSHESPFERPTMEAIVQELSNCSSCL